From a region of the Chitinophaga caseinilytica genome:
- a CDS encoding NAD(P)H-dependent oxidoreductase codes for MKILILFAHPAFERSRVHARLIKAVRTLPGITLRDLYEEYPDFDVLPKLEQPLLEQFDLVILQHPFYWYSGPALLKQWMDLVLEHGWAYGKDGTALKGKYLMQVISTGGNAHAYSPEGHHGHAVYDFLLPFRQTAALCHMEYLPPYVVPGSAHIDEAELGRYADGYVQLLQSLSAGTADLKALLREAEAIAPGGMPGQLPARFS; via the coding sequence TTGAAAATTCTGATCCTGTTCGCCCATCCGGCATTCGAACGGTCGCGCGTGCATGCGCGGCTCATCAAGGCAGTGCGTACGCTGCCGGGTATCACCCTGCGCGATCTTTACGAAGAATATCCAGACTTTGATGTGCTGCCCAAACTGGAGCAGCCCCTGCTCGAACAATTCGATCTCGTCATCCTCCAGCACCCGTTTTACTGGTATAGCGGCCCGGCGCTGCTGAAACAGTGGATGGACCTGGTGCTGGAACATGGCTGGGCATACGGGAAAGACGGCACGGCCCTGAAAGGGAAATACCTCATGCAGGTGATCTCCACCGGCGGCAATGCGCATGCCTATTCTCCCGAAGGCCACCACGGCCACGCGGTGTATGATTTCCTGTTGCCTTTCCGGCAAACGGCCGCGCTCTGCCACATGGAATACCTGCCGCCATACGTGGTGCCCGGCTCCGCCCATATCGACGAGGCGGAGCTCGGAAGGTATGCAGACGGCTACGTTCAGCTGCTGCAAAGTCTTTCCGCCGGCACCGCCGATCTGAAAGCCCTCCTGCGCGAGGCCGAAGCCATTGCTCCCGGCGGCATGCCGGGGCAACTGCCGGCGCGTTTCTCCTGA
- a CDS encoding monovalent cation:proton antiporter-2 (CPA2) family protein, which yields MSNESFFYQALVYLATMVVFVPLAKKLNLGSVLGYLLGGIIIGPALLGLIGQSGQDLMHFAEFGVVMMLFLIGMELEPSLLWKLRAPILGLGGLQVVVTAFLIGGLAMLCGLPWNEALVIGMILSLSSTAIVLQILTEKGQMGSAAGQSAFSVLLFQDIAVIPMLAIFPLLAPAGTTVAAEESGSLIANQPAWVKTIVVLGAVFGLVIGGRYVVKPVLHIVARTRLRELFTASALLLVVAIAVLMTLVGLSPALGAFLGGVLLANSEYRHELESDIEPFKGLLLGLFFIGVGATINFGLIEQSPWIVAGLVVGIMIVKFLVLAALGKLFRLSRDQNLLFSFALPQVGEFAFVLFSFSAGAKLLPQQLVDMMMAVVAISMALTPLVMLAFEKFIQPRFSNASDEEEREADSIDERHAVIIAGFDHFGTVIGRFLRASGVPATVLDLDSDRVDLLRRMGLKVHYGDASRFELLKSAGAEQAAIIVIAMATPEKNLEVVEAVKKHFPHLRMLVRAVDNADAFELMNAGVLNIYRETIDTSLRLGTDVLKLLGRRAYQSQRAARMFRRFDEKSLKGLSAFRDDKQYVNAAKERIEELQKMIQADAYTNMMIRDTGWERDNAEERN from the coding sequence ATGTCGAACGAATCGTTTTTCTACCAGGCACTTGTGTATTTGGCGACCATGGTGGTGTTTGTACCGCTGGCCAAAAAGTTGAACCTCGGTTCCGTGTTGGGATACCTGCTCGGGGGGATCATTATTGGTCCGGCCCTGCTGGGGCTTATCGGCCAGAGCGGGCAAGACCTCATGCATTTCGCGGAGTTCGGGGTGGTGATGATGCTGTTTTTGATCGGGATGGAGCTGGAGCCGTCGCTGCTCTGGAAGCTGCGCGCGCCGATCCTCGGGCTGGGCGGGTTGCAGGTGGTGGTAACGGCATTCCTGATCGGGGGGCTCGCCATGTTGTGCGGCCTTCCGTGGAACGAAGCGCTCGTTATCGGGATGATCCTTTCCCTTTCCTCCACGGCCATCGTGCTGCAGATATTGACCGAAAAGGGACAGATGGGCTCCGCCGCAGGGCAGAGCGCCTTTTCCGTGCTGCTGTTCCAGGATATCGCCGTGATCCCCATGCTGGCGATCTTCCCGCTGCTGGCGCCTGCCGGCACTACGGTGGCGGCGGAAGAAAGCGGCTCGCTCATCGCCAACCAGCCGGCCTGGGTCAAAACGATCGTTGTGCTGGGCGCGGTGTTTGGACTGGTGATCGGTGGACGGTACGTTGTGAAGCCGGTGCTCCACATCGTGGCGCGCACCCGCCTGCGGGAACTTTTCACGGCCTCCGCGCTGCTGCTAGTAGTCGCGATCGCCGTGCTGATGACGTTGGTAGGGCTGAGCCCGGCGCTGGGCGCATTTCTCGGCGGGGTACTGCTCGCCAACAGCGAATACCGCCACGAGCTGGAAAGCGATATCGAACCGTTCAAGGGATTGCTGCTGGGATTGTTTTTCATCGGCGTCGGCGCTACGATCAATTTTGGATTGATCGAGCAGTCGCCGTGGATCGTTGCCGGGTTGGTAGTGGGCATCATGATCGTGAAATTCCTCGTGCTGGCGGCCCTCGGCAAACTCTTCCGCCTCAGCCGCGACCAGAATTTACTTTTCTCATTCGCGCTGCCGCAGGTGGGCGAATTCGCTTTCGTACTGTTCTCCTTTTCCGCCGGCGCCAAGCTGCTGCCGCAGCAATTGGTGGATATGATGATGGCCGTGGTGGCGATTTCCATGGCGCTCACGCCGCTGGTGATGCTGGCTTTCGAGAAATTCATTCAACCGCGGTTCAGCAATGCTTCGGATGAAGAAGAGCGCGAGGCCGACAGTATCGACGAGCGCCACGCCGTGATCATCGCCGGGTTCGATCATTTCGGTACGGTGATAGGGCGCTTCCTGCGTGCCAGTGGCGTGCCGGCAACGGTGCTCGATCTCGATTCCGACCGCGTAGACCTCCTGCGGCGGATGGGGCTGAAAGTGCATTACGGAGACGCGTCGAGGTTCGAGCTGCTGAAATCCGCCGGGGCGGAACAGGCCGCCATCATCGTGATCGCCATGGCCACGCCGGAAAAGAACCTGGAAGTGGTGGAGGCCGTCAAGAAACATTTCCCGCACCTGCGCATGCTCGTGCGCGCGGTCGACAATGCCGACGCATTCGAACTGATGAACGCAGGCGTGCTCAATATTTACCGCGAAACCATCGATACCTCGCTGCGCCTGGGAACGGACGTGCTGAAGTTACTGGGCCGCAGGGCCTACCAGTCGCAGCGCGCCGCCAGGATGTTCCGCCGGTTCGACGAAAAATCCCTCAAAGGCCTTTCCGCCTTCCGCGACGACAAGCAATACGTCAATGCCGCGAAGGAAAGAATAGAAGAATTACAGAAAATGATACAGGCGGATGCCTATACCAACATGATGATCCGGGACACGGGATGGGAGCGCGACAATGCGGAAGAACGGAATTAA
- a CDS encoding multidrug efflux RND transporter permease subunit, with protein sequence MIAKTFIERKNTTIVIAIIMVIVGLICMVNLPVAQLPDIAPPTVSVSASYIGANSTTVEETVTTPIENQVNGTPGAMYLQSASANDGSMSITVTFEIGTDPDISTLDVQNRVSIASPSVPDDVRRVGITTKKRSNDMLMVVALLSPNGTHSKAFLDNYLNIYLKPEISRVNGVGDVQAFSNDYSMRIWLDPQKMANLGLTPAIVAAAIREQNTQAPAGIIGAPPANSDQAFEYTVKVRGRLLTSEEFGDIIVSSNPNTGSLVRLKDISRQELGSFSYAIDVKADGKTGTGMGIYLTPGANALDVAERVEARMAELHKTFPSDVDWMVPFETVSFVRISISEVIQTFMEALALVVIVVYIFLQSWRATLIPILVIPVSLIGTFIFFQLLGFSINTLTLFGFVLAIGIVVDDAIVVVEAVQHHIDANGMSPRDATFKAMEEVSAPVIAIGLILAAVFVPVAFIPGVSGKLYQQFALTIAFSVILSAFLALSLTPALCAVMMRPSKLDDKAKGLSKLHYKFNVWFEKFTHRYTNGVRRAIKQTAFVLILMGILFGAAFLLFKKVPSTFVPQEDMGAMFLALDLPDASSSMRTRELALKVNKMLSDDPAVQHYMGVTGINFIGGGAVKPSSATWFVNLKPWEERYAKGENMNVVSARIQGKLAQITEATALAIPAPTLRGLGTSSGFSYVLEQRSGDDITEFARVLQNVLIAANKRPEIQMAYAFFSASTPEYDVEVDRERCKQMGVAINDVFTALQTFLGGMYVNDFTRFGRSFRVVLQADTTYRKNISQLQYYYVRNAAGTMVPLSTLIKYKMGAGAPVINHFNLYRSAEISGTSKAGYSSGDAIKAMEEVSKEVLPANFGYDWSNISRQEIEAGNKSFLIFMLSILFVFLLLTALYESWSVPFSVLLAVPVALFGSILALWLTGQANSVYSQIGLITLIGLSAKNAILIVEFCKERVDRGMPLLQATLEAVSLRFRPILMTSFAFILGVMPLVFSQGAGAASRVNIGFTVVGGMLAATLLGIFTVPVLYVLITRMAYGKKKLAELEQEGKNNAESSNGGH encoded by the coding sequence ATGATTGCGAAAACGTTCATAGAAAGGAAGAATACAACGATCGTGATCGCCATCATTATGGTGATCGTCGGCCTCATCTGCATGGTCAACCTCCCGGTAGCCCAGTTGCCCGACATCGCGCCGCCCACCGTTTCCGTGAGCGCCAGCTACATCGGCGCCAACTCCACCACCGTGGAAGAAACCGTGACCACGCCCATCGAGAACCAGGTGAACGGTACCCCCGGCGCCATGTACCTCCAGTCGGCCAGCGCCAACGACGGCTCCATGAGCATCACCGTCACGTTCGAGATCGGCACCGACCCCGACATTTCCACCCTCGACGTGCAGAACCGCGTGAGCATCGCCTCTCCCAGCGTGCCGGATGATGTCCGCCGCGTAGGCATCACCACCAAGAAGCGCTCCAACGACATGCTCATGGTGGTGGCGCTGCTTTCGCCCAATGGCACCCACTCCAAAGCGTTCCTCGACAACTACCTGAATATCTACCTCAAACCGGAAATTTCGCGCGTGAACGGCGTGGGCGACGTACAGGCCTTCTCCAACGACTACTCCATGCGCATCTGGCTCGATCCGCAGAAGATGGCCAACCTCGGCCTCACACCGGCCATCGTGGCCGCCGCGATCCGGGAACAGAACACCCAGGCGCCGGCGGGCATCATCGGCGCACCGCCCGCCAATAGCGACCAGGCTTTCGAATACACCGTGAAAGTCCGCGGCCGTTTGCTCACTTCCGAAGAATTCGGCGACATCATCGTTTCCAGCAACCCGAACACCGGATCGCTGGTACGGTTGAAAGATATCTCGCGGCAGGAACTGGGCTCATTCAGCTACGCGATCGATGTAAAGGCCGACGGCAAAACCGGTACCGGGATGGGGATTTACCTCACGCCCGGTGCCAATGCGCTCGATGTGGCCGAACGCGTGGAAGCGCGGATGGCGGAGCTGCACAAAACTTTCCCGTCAGACGTAGACTGGATGGTACCATTCGAAACCGTTTCCTTCGTTCGCATATCCATCAGCGAAGTGATCCAGACGTTTATGGAAGCACTGGCGCTCGTGGTGATCGTGGTGTACATCTTCCTCCAAAGCTGGCGCGCCACGCTCATTCCCATCCTCGTTATCCCTGTATCACTGATCGGTACCTTCATATTCTTCCAGCTGCTGGGCTTCTCCATCAATACACTGACGCTGTTCGGTTTCGTACTGGCGATCGGGATCGTGGTGGATGATGCGATCGTGGTGGTGGAAGCGGTCCAGCATCACATCGATGCCAATGGCATGTCTCCGCGCGACGCTACGTTCAAGGCCATGGAGGAAGTGTCTGCCCCGGTGATCGCCATCGGGCTGATCCTCGCGGCGGTATTCGTTCCCGTGGCGTTCATCCCCGGTGTGAGCGGCAAGCTGTACCAGCAGTTCGCGCTGACGATCGCGTTTTCCGTGATCCTTTCGGCATTCCTCGCGCTGAGCCTTACCCCGGCGTTATGCGCGGTGATGATGCGCCCGTCCAAGCTCGACGACAAAGCGAAAGGGCTCAGCAAACTGCATTACAAGTTCAACGTCTGGTTCGAAAAATTCACGCACCGGTATACCAATGGCGTTCGCCGGGCCATCAAGCAGACGGCTTTCGTGCTCATCCTGATGGGCATCCTTTTCGGCGCGGCCTTCCTCCTGTTCAAGAAAGTGCCTTCCACGTTCGTGCCGCAGGAAGACATGGGCGCGATGTTCCTCGCGCTCGATCTGCCAGACGCGTCGTCGTCCATGCGCACACGGGAACTGGCGCTGAAAGTGAATAAAATGCTGTCCGACGATCCGGCGGTGCAGCATTACATGGGCGTAACGGGCATCAACTTTATCGGCGGCGGCGCGGTGAAACCCAGTTCGGCCACGTGGTTCGTGAACCTCAAGCCCTGGGAAGAACGTTATGCCAAAGGGGAAAATATGAATGTGGTATCAGCCAGGATTCAGGGCAAGCTGGCCCAGATCACGGAAGCCACGGCGCTGGCCATTCCGGCACCCACGCTGCGGGGGCTCGGCACTTCGTCAGGCTTCTCGTATGTGCTGGAACAGCGGTCGGGAGACGATATCACGGAATTTGCGCGGGTGCTGCAAAACGTGCTCATCGCCGCCAACAAGCGGCCGGAAATCCAGATGGCGTACGCGTTTTTCAGCGCATCCACCCCTGAATACGACGTGGAAGTAGACCGGGAACGGTGCAAGCAGATGGGCGTAGCCATCAACGACGTGTTTACCGCGCTGCAAACGTTCCTCGGCGGCATGTACGTGAACGATTTCACACGGTTCGGCAGAAGCTTCCGCGTGGTATTGCAGGCAGATACCACCTATCGCAAAAACATCAGTCAGCTGCAATATTATTATGTCCGGAATGCGGCAGGCACTATGGTGCCTTTAAGCACGCTCATCAAATATAAAATGGGTGCGGGCGCGCCTGTCATCAACCACTTCAACCTCTACCGTTCCGCCGAAATCAGCGGCACGAGCAAGGCCGGCTATTCTTCGGGAGACGCCATCAAGGCCATGGAAGAGGTTTCCAAAGAGGTGCTGCCAGCCAATTTCGGATACGATTGGTCGAACATATCCCGGCAGGAGATCGAAGCGGGCAACAAGAGTTTTCTCATCTTCATGTTGTCTATCCTTTTCGTATTCCTCCTGTTGACTGCCTTATATGAAAGTTGGTCTGTCCCATTTTCGGTACTCCTGGCCGTCCCTGTAGCCTTATTTGGAAGCATTCTTGCACTTTGGCTTACCGGGCAAGCCAACAGCGTGTATTCCCAGATCGGGTTGATCACGTTGATTGGTTTGTCCGCCAAGAATGCCATCCTGATCGTGGAATTCTGTAAGGAGCGTGTAGACAGGGGAATGCCGCTGTTGCAGGCCACGCTGGAAGCGGTGAGCCTTCGTTTCCGGCCCATTCTCATGACTTCCTTCGCGTTCATTCTCGGTGTGATGCCGCTCGTGTTCTCACAGGGCGCGGGCGCGGCTTCCCGCGTGAACATCGGCTTTACGGTGGTTGGCGGGATGCTGGCGGCCACCCTGCTGGGGATCTTCACCGTTCCCGTGCTGTACGTGCTCATCACACGGATGGCGTACGGCAAGAAGAAACTGGCGGAACTGGAACAGGAAGGCAAGAATAATGCGGAATCCAGCAACGGCGGACATTAA